In bacterium, the genomic window ACTTATTATAACCGCAAGGTGTAAAATAAGCAGGGATGAGGCGTGGCAGTGACTATATTGGCGTAGGCGTGGGCGCTTTGATCGTAGACGATCAAGGGCGCGTGTTTCTTGCGCGGCGCGGCCCTGATTCTCGCAACGAACGCGGGCTGTGGGAGTTCCCAGGCGGCTCGGTCGAGTTCGGTGAACGTCTGGCCGATGCCCTGCGGCGGGAAATCCGTGAAGAGTTTGGCGTTGAGATCCAGGTTGGCGATCTGTTAGATGTGGCGGACCACATCCTGCCGGAAGAAGGCCAGCATTGGGTGTCGCCCACCTTCCTGTGCCGGATTATCGCCGGGGAGCCGCGCATCCTGGAACCGACCAAGTGCAGCCAGATGGGCTGGTTCGATCCCCAGGATGTTCCGGCCGACATCACCCAGATCAGCCGTTTGAATTTGACGCATTACTTGCATTTATTGGAGAAGGAATGATCCGATCCGGCTTATCTCTTCCTTATACCGAAAGGGCTTGTCTATGAAAATCTTAATCACCGGCGGAGCAGGATATATTGGCAGCACGATCGCTTCGGCCCTGGAAGACACCGGCCACACACCGGTGATCCTGGATTCGCTCATCACCGGACGCAAAGAATTTA contains:
- a CDS encoding NUDIX domain-containing protein; translation: MRRGSDYIGVGVGALIVDDQGRVFLARRGPDSRNERGLWEFPGGSVEFGERLADALRREIREEFGVEIQVGDLLDVADHILPEEGQHWVSPTFLCRIIAGEPRILEPTKCSQMGWFDPQDVPADITQISRLNLTHYLHLLEKE